From the Lathyrus oleraceus cultivar Zhongwan6 chromosome 4, CAAS_Psat_ZW6_1.0, whole genome shotgun sequence genome, one window contains:
- the LOC127135229 gene encoding auxin-responsive protein IAA13, with product MEGVGIARKVNLSTHHSFHTLNKTLLDMFGKSDDDQKYELVYQDKEGDWILAQDVSWRYFIECAQRLKLLKIRG from the exons ATGGAGGGTGTAGGAATAGCTAGAAAAGTTAATCTTAGCACGCATCATTCATTTCACACTCTCAACAAAACTTTGTTGGACATGTTTGGAAAAA GTGATGATGATCAAAAGTATGAACTGGTTTATCAAGACAAAGAAGGTGATTGGATTCTTGCTCAAGATGTTTCATGGAG GTATTTCATTGAGTGTGCCCAACGCCTTAAATTGCTCAAGATCAGAGGATAA